A single genomic interval of Juglans regia cultivar Chandler chromosome 1, Walnut 2.0, whole genome shotgun sequence harbors:
- the LOC108988019 gene encoding PR5-like receptor kinase — protein MRSSRQSSAYFFMLASFILISIPTSFCAENQKLYAANCNKPFLFLCVSTRTLYPRKLASENAAPAATPGPPATPLSRPPPPPPATPLSRPRINRPPAKRVTINSANASMTVGSTAPSPTHDPAFEIPVPDLPPIPNIQYYAPTPEPTFSDDEPRGYYYPSKHKRAMWQLILGIGMAAILILSLVIICSVKRGYHAILWGKKDAMNDRNSAEEMIKNYGSIAPKRYTYSEVRKLTNSFRDKVGQGGFGVVYKGKLPDSNGRIVAVKVLSEAKGNGEEFINEVASISRTSHVNIVNLLGFCYERNKRALIYEFVSNGSLDKFIYDEGTSVTNCHLDSRTMFQIAVGVARGLEYLHRGCRTRILHFDIKPHNILLDEDLCPKISDFGLAKLCKTKESIVSITGMRGTAGFIAPEVFSRNFGGVSHKSDVYSYGMLVLEMVGGRKNFQTGASHTSQIYFPHWIYNKLQQEESFVNTFGDITEVEEDTIKKLIIVSLWCIQTNPSDRPSMAKVIEMLEGIILSLQFPPKPFLDSPTRSP, from the exons ATGCGTTCGAGCAGACAATCATCTGCTTATTTCTTCATGTTAGCATCGTTCATCTTGATTTCCATACCCACTTCTTTCTGTGCTGAAAACCAGAAATTATATGCAGCAAACTGCAACAAGCCCTTTCTCTTCCTTTGCGTCAGTACCCGTACTCTTTATCCACGAAAGTTGGCATCAGAAAATGCAG cGCCAGCCGCAACCCCGGGTCCACCCGCCACCCCGCTCTCCAGACCGCCGCCACCGCCACCCGCCACCCCGCTCTCCAGACCACGGATCAACAGACCACCCGCCAAGAGAGTAACAATAAATAGCGCAAACGCATCAATGACTGTAGGATCCACTGCACCATCACCAACGCACGATCCGGCTTTTGAAATCCCAG TCCCAGACTTGCCACCCATTCCCAATATACAATACTACGCGCCAACACCAGAGCCCACCTTTTCAGATGACGAACCGAGAG GGTATTATTATCCTTCAAAGCACAAGCGGGCCATGTGGCAGCTTATACTTGGCATTG GCATGGCTGCGATTTTAATTCTCTCTTTGGTAATAATCTGCAGCGTTAAAAGAGGATACCATGCAATTCTCTGGGGGAAAAAGGATGCAATGAATGATCGGAATAGTGCCGAGGAAATGATAAAGAATTATGGATCAATAGCCCCGAAGCGTTACACCTATTCAGAAGTGAGGAAACTGACCAATTCCTTTAGAGATAAAGTAGGACAAGGTGGATTTGGAGTTGTATACAAAGGAAAGCTTCCTGATAGTAATGGACGTATCGTTGCTGTGAAGGTCCTCAGCGAGGCCAAAGGTAATGGAGAGGAATTTATTAACGAAGTGGCCAGCATTAGCAGAACTTCGCATGTTAATATAGTCAATCTTTTGGGGTTCTGCTATGAGAGGAATAAAAGAGCTCTAATATATGAATTTGTTTCTAATGGATCTCTTGATAAGTTCATATATGACGAGGGAACTTCAGTCACAAATTGTCATTTGGACAGCCGAACGATGTTCCAAATTGCAGTTGGCGTTGCTCGAGGACTAGAGTACTTGCACCGAGGTTGCCGGACAAGGATTCTACATTTTGACATAAAACCTCATAATATACTTTTGGATGAAGATTTGTGTCCCAAAATCTCTGATTTTGGCCTTGCTAAACtatgcaaaacaaaagagagtATTGTGTCAATTACAGGCATGAGAGGAACTGCAGGATTTATTGCACCCGAAGTTTTCAGTCGGAACTTTGGTGGAGTCTCTCACAAATCAGACGTTTATAGCTATGGAATGTTGGTTCTTGAGATggttggaggaagaaaaaattttcaaactggAGCATCTCATACCAGCCAAATATACTTTCCCCACTGGATATATAACAAGCTGCAACAAGAAGAAAGTTTTGTTAATACTTTTGGGGATATAACAGAAGTGGAAGAAGACAcgataaaaaagttgataatAGTAAGTTTATGGTGCATCCAAACTAATCCTTCAGATCGACCATCGATGGCTAAGGTGATAGAGATGTTAGAAGGTATCATTTTATCTCTACAATTTCCACCAAAACCTTTCCTGGATTCCCCTACAAGGTCGCCTTAA